A single Tuberibacillus sp. Marseille-P3662 DNA region contains:
- a CDS encoding class I adenylate-forming enzyme family protein: MFDFNGRTLTDARAQSFLDQGVWTEESFIDVLEHNVERYPELIHKDEKQSLSYKELWDEVEAVSAHFYDLGLRKGDRIALQLPNTLDYVIAIFGAARIGAVGVTLQIDLGRQAIIQSLEKSQAKAWIIADSFRGESLYKMAQEIQQEVPGLTHLILQGDASQAPEKTLTFASLRTPTRQLAQSELETNRPGPLDAFLIVFTSGTTGEPKGVVHLHANYLWAARAYADNFEYQPGEGVLDVAPISHQTGMLAGVMMTIAKCGSILLLDRFSATRVLNWIERDKPAYIIGAPPHVIHVANNPKLTSTDTSSVKLFIYAGASVPNAVLQNLQTEGGIKVGAMFGWSEGFVATATRPNDSLEAISSTVGFAVPGIEVRLVDDDGHDVEQGTPGEMWSRGPNFSPGYFENPEAADRQWDKDGWFHSGDLLREDENGRYSFVARADDIINRGGTKVDPKHVEDAIAEHDSVETIAVVGTPHETLGQQVVACVVLKEEAASFDLTELNDFLAESGLAKFQFPDDLKLMDALPTTHSGKIKKKDLRETLQ, translated from the coding sequence ATGTTTGATTTTAACGGTAGAACCTTAACCGATGCTCGTGCTCAAAGCTTTTTAGACCAAGGTGTTTGGACAGAAGAATCATTTATTGATGTTTTGGAACACAATGTCGAACGCTATCCCGAATTAATTCACAAGGACGAAAAACAAAGTCTCAGTTATAAAGAACTATGGGATGAAGTGGAAGCTGTTTCGGCTCACTTTTATGACCTTGGTTTAAGAAAAGGTGATAGGATTGCTTTACAATTACCGAATACCCTCGATTATGTGATCGCAATTTTTGGTGCAGCCCGCATCGGAGCTGTAGGGGTCACCCTGCAAATCGACCTCGGACGTCAAGCGATTATCCAAAGTCTTGAGAAGTCTCAAGCCAAAGCATGGATTATTGCCGATAGTTTCCGCGGCGAATCACTTTATAAGATGGCTCAAGAAATTCAGCAAGAAGTCCCTGGACTCACGCACCTCATCCTCCAAGGAGATGCCTCCCAAGCACCTGAGAAAACCCTTACCTTCGCTTCACTACGTACACCGACAAGACAATTGGCACAATCAGAGCTGGAAACAAATCGACCTGGTCCTCTAGATGCCTTTCTGATTGTCTTTACCTCGGGAACCACCGGAGAACCGAAAGGCGTTGTGCATCTCCATGCGAATTACCTTTGGGCAGCACGTGCCTATGCCGACAACTTTGAATATCAACCGGGTGAAGGCGTGCTTGACGTTGCACCGATCAGCCACCAGACTGGAATGCTGGCGGGTGTGATGATGACGATTGCGAAATGCGGAAGCATCCTCTTATTGGACCGATTTTCTGCAACTCGGGTGTTAAATTGGATTGAAAGAGACAAGCCCGCTTATATTATCGGCGCACCGCCTCATGTGATTCACGTAGCCAACAACCCAAAACTAACATCTACTGATACTTCCAGCGTTAAACTATTTATCTATGCTGGAGCATCCGTACCTAATGCGGTCTTACAGAACTTACAAACAGAAGGCGGTATTAAAGTTGGTGCTATGTTTGGCTGGTCAGAAGGATTTGTAGCGACAGCGACACGGCCTAATGATTCTTTAGAGGCGATTAGTAGTACGGTCGGGTTTGCTGTGCCTGGTATAGAGGTACGGCTTGTTGACGATGATGGTCACGATGTAGAACAGGGCACTCCGGGAGAAATGTGGTCACGCGGCCCCAATTTCAGTCCTGGATACTTCGAGAATCCAGAAGCCGCTGACCGCCAGTGGGATAAAGACGGTTGGTTCCATTCAGGGGATTTGTTACGTGAAGACGAAAACGGCCGATATAGTTTCGTTGCACGTGCCGATGACATTATTAACCGCGGCGGAACAAAAGTCGATCCCAAGCATGTAGAAGATGCGATTGCTGAACATGACTCAGTAGAAACGATTGCTGTTGTCGGAACACCACATGAAACACTCGGTCAACAAGTCGTGGCCTGCGTTGTACTGAAGGAAGAAGCCGCTTCGTTTGACTTAACTGAACTTAATGATTTTCTAGCCGAAAGTGGTTTAGCTAAATTTCAGTTCCCAGATGATCTAAAATTAATGGATGCCTTGCCCACCACTCACTCCGGAAAAATCAAGAAAAAAGATTTGCGCGAAACCTTACAGTAA
- the acpP gene encoding acyl carrier protein gives MAETLTKEEITEKVRHVVSRELQVDISDIQTESLFVDDLGADSLDLTELAVAFEDEFGLEIPESDFGQLSKVSGVVDYIAGRLA, from the coding sequence ATGGCTGAGACCTTAACGAAAGAAGAAATAACGGAAAAAGTACGGCATGTTGTGAGTCGTGAATTACAAGTAGATATATCTGATATCCAGACGGAGAGTCTCTTTGTTGATGATCTAGGTGCGGACTCTCTTGATTTGACAGAACTAGCTGTTGCTTTTGAAGATGAATTTGGCCTTGAAATTCCCGAATCCGATTTTGGACAACTTTCAAAGGTATCCGGCGTCGTTGATTATATCGCTGGCCGACTTGCTTAA
- a CDS encoding acyl-CoA dehydrogenase family protein, which yields MSILNSSEPDGIEITHSEIDPSLIQRANEIRNRVLTFRQDEAAEWGEKIEQTGRIPDDLWERIRTLGLHKLTQPMSYGGEGFPLSLYFPILEEVAHCHGAIRMIVHAYNSLWRTVGQGSKDQQNEWLSKMINNGEVIAFALTEPDNGTGIDLKTTADEKDGQFILNGRKHLITFAEEASALTVIAKMSGESGRDGLTAFLIPNDREGLSLEPMPEMMGDKGCSHAIVTFDNCRVSQDEVLGDIGGGFGLAVRGFLDQSRACIAQSAVGLAQEALNATLQKVRSRTTFGKALASRQAVQMRLADMQVAIQSTRLLCLDAAQKFDQGQDISLEASIAKEQAIGMVKQVTDNALSLFGGSGYAVGSPVERLYRDARSLWFEEGTEEMQKMTIAESLLTNARRRERRKKHH from the coding sequence ATGAGCATTTTGAATTCCTCAGAACCGGATGGGATTGAGATCACTCATTCAGAGATTGATCCTAGCCTCATTCAAAGAGCCAACGAAATTCGTAACCGTGTTCTGACCTTCCGCCAAGATGAAGCAGCGGAGTGGGGAGAAAAAATTGAACAGACAGGCCGCATTCCCGATGATCTCTGGGAACGCATACGAACGCTCGGTTTACACAAGTTAACACAACCGATGTCATATGGCGGTGAGGGGTTTCCTCTCAGTCTTTATTTCCCTATCTTGGAGGAAGTCGCTCACTGTCATGGCGCTATTCGTATGATCGTTCATGCCTATAACAGTCTTTGGAGAACTGTGGGACAAGGATCTAAAGACCAACAAAACGAATGGCTGTCCAAAATGATTAACAATGGTGAAGTGATTGCTTTCGCATTAACCGAACCTGACAATGGAACAGGGATTGACCTTAAAACCACAGCTGATGAAAAAGATGGACAGTTCATCTTAAACGGACGCAAGCATCTGATTACCTTCGCCGAGGAAGCTTCGGCCTTGACCGTTATCGCTAAAATGTCAGGAGAATCGGGCCGTGATGGTTTAACTGCTTTTCTTATCCCTAACGATCGTGAAGGGCTTTCATTGGAACCGATGCCGGAAATGATGGGCGACAAAGGATGCTCTCATGCTATCGTCACATTTGACAACTGCCGGGTCTCTCAAGATGAAGTACTAGGAGACATTGGCGGAGGCTTCGGACTTGCCGTTCGGGGCTTCTTAGACCAAAGCCGGGCGTGTATTGCCCAAAGTGCTGTGGGATTAGCCCAGGAGGCTTTGAATGCTACCCTTCAAAAAGTTCGTTCTAGAACCACTTTTGGAAAAGCACTCGCGAGTCGCCAAGCTGTGCAAATGCGTCTGGCTGATATGCAGGTGGCGATTCAAAGCACACGGCTGCTTTGCTTGGATGCGGCTCAAAAATTTGATCAGGGTCAAGATATCTCCTTGGAGGCATCTATAGCTAAAGAACAAGCAATCGGTATGGTTAAGCAAGTTACCGACAATGCGCTATCCTTGTTTGGCGGCAGCGGGTATGCTGTCGGCAGCCCCGTCGAACGCCTTTACCGTGATGCCCGCTCACTCTGGTTCGAAGAAGGTACTGAAGAAATGCAGAAAATGACGATCGCTGAATCGCTATTGACCAATGCTCGCCGTCGTGAGCGTAGAAAGAAGCATCATTAA
- the fabL gene encoding enoyl-[acyl-carrier-protein] reductase FabL, whose product MLELSSIRPYKDKVVFITGGSRGIGRRLALRFAEAGANIVINYFRNGEAAREVAAEIEALGRQALTVRANLAQEEKIVDMFEEINAKFGRLDVFIHNAASGRNRQATELDIKGWDWTVNVNTRAFLIGAQQAAKLMPESGGAMLALSSFGADHVFPYYTAVGASKASLESLVRYFALELAPQHINVNAISAGAVQTDALNHFPEMDDTMAAIEEKMPYDRMVVPDDIANTALFLCSKEAEMIRGQTIRLDGGLTLKLP is encoded by the coding sequence ATGCTGGAATTATCTTCAATCAGACCATATAAAGACAAAGTTGTCTTCATTACTGGCGGTTCACGAGGGATCGGCCGTCGACTTGCTTTACGATTTGCTGAAGCAGGCGCAAATATCGTCATTAACTACTTCCGAAATGGCGAGGCTGCTCGAGAAGTTGCTGCAGAAATAGAAGCCTTAGGGCGACAAGCACTGACCGTCCGTGCCAATCTAGCTCAAGAAGAAAAAATCGTTGATATGTTTGAGGAAATAAATGCTAAGTTCGGGCGACTTGACGTTTTCATACATAATGCTGCCTCAGGCCGCAATCGTCAAGCCACAGAACTCGATATCAAAGGCTGGGACTGGACCGTTAACGTCAATACGCGGGCTTTTCTAATTGGTGCTCAACAAGCTGCCAAATTAATGCCTGAAAGTGGCGGAGCTATGCTTGCCCTTTCATCATTCGGTGCGGATCATGTTTTCCCCTATTATACTGCTGTCGGCGCGAGTAAAGCCTCGTTAGAATCATTGGTAAGATACTTCGCTCTTGAACTTGCTCCGCAGCACATTAATGTGAATGCGATATCTGCCGGGGCAGTACAAACAGATGCCTTGAATCACTTTCCTGAGATGGATGATACAATGGCCGCTATTGAGGAGAAAATGCCATATGACCGTATGGTTGTCCCTGATGACATTGCCAATACAGCCTTATTCCTGTGTTCGAAGGAAGCCGAGATGATTCGCGGACAAACCATCCGCTTAGATGGTGGTTTAACGCTAAAACTACCATGA
- a CDS encoding beta-ketoacyl-[acyl-carrier-protein] synthase family protein, which translates to MSNNQRIVVTGLGAMTPFGAGVSLFWDELIASRSAVSQTEDDYLRQWAPVIARFSGFDPKDYLERKSIQRTDRFSQLGLVAAQEALRDAGWSDKEALHDAYSRHRMGISIGCAYGGVQTLEQGAGRLATGSSTRVSPRLVPKSMPNAAGAEIARQYEMTGPVMTYSTACASSANAIGEGSDWLRLGKADMVLAGGAECLFSPSILAGLRASQAIATTGPENDSEWSRPFDRERQGMVMGEGAAMLVLETLEHAQARNATIYAELTGYGASNDAYHETAPDPKGFGAKNAIQEALNRAEIDAEAIDYINAHATATFAGDQAESATLSDVFGQQLEQIPVSSIKGAIGHLLGAAGAIESIASIKALETQTLPPTLNCTDKDDTAPPDIVPNHSRPGNISSVLSNSFGFGGQNGVLIWQQVNR; encoded by the coding sequence ATGTCTAATAATCAACGCATTGTTGTAACAGGACTTGGTGCAATGACACCATTTGGTGCTGGTGTGTCTTTATTTTGGGATGAATTGATCGCCTCACGTTCTGCCGTAAGCCAAACGGAGGATGACTATTTGCGGCAATGGGCTCCCGTTATAGCCCGATTTTCCGGCTTTGATCCCAAAGACTATCTTGAAAGAAAATCGATTCAAAGAACGGATCGTTTTTCACAATTGGGATTAGTTGCTGCTCAAGAAGCTTTAAGAGATGCTGGTTGGTCTGATAAAGAAGCGTTACATGATGCTTATAGTCGCCATCGTATGGGAATTTCGATTGGATGTGCTTATGGCGGGGTACAAACATTGGAACAGGGTGCCGGACGTTTGGCTACTGGGAGTTCCACCCGGGTCAGCCCGCGCCTCGTGCCTAAGTCGATGCCGAATGCTGCCGGAGCAGAAATTGCCAGACAATATGAAATGACGGGTCCTGTTATGACCTATTCGACAGCCTGTGCTTCTTCAGCGAATGCGATTGGAGAGGGTAGTGATTGGCTGCGATTAGGGAAAGCAGATATGGTGCTAGCAGGGGGGGCAGAGTGTTTGTTTAGTCCTTCCATTTTAGCGGGACTGCGTGCTTCACAAGCCATTGCCACTACTGGTCCTGAAAATGACAGTGAATGGTCGCGTCCTTTTGACAGGGAACGTCAAGGAATGGTGATGGGAGAAGGAGCTGCGATGCTCGTTCTTGAAACGCTTGAACATGCTCAAGCGAGAAATGCCACAATCTATGCAGAACTGACTGGTTATGGCGCTTCAAATGATGCTTATCATGAAACGGCACCTGATCCTAAGGGATTTGGAGCCAAAAATGCTATCCAAGAGGCGCTTAACCGGGCTGAAATCGATGCAGAAGCGATTGATTATATCAACGCACATGCCACTGCTACGTTTGCTGGTGATCAGGCTGAATCTGCTACATTAAGCGATGTCTTCGGTCAACAGCTAGAGCAGATCCCTGTGAGTTCCATCAAAGGGGCGATCGGTCATCTGCTAGGTGCTGCAGGCGCCATCGAGAGTATTGCAAGTATCAAAGCTTTGGAGACGCAGACTTTACCGCCGACATTGAATTGTACGGACAAGGATGACACAGCACCGCCAGATATTGTTCCTAACCATAGCCGCCCTGGAAATATTTCAAGTGTGCTTAGCAATTCCTTTGGTTTTGGCGGGCAAAATGGTGTCTTAATATGGCAACAGGTTAACCGTTAA
- a CDS encoding zinc-dependent alcohol dehydrogenase: protein MKAIEFTPEQGFQLTDKTSVTPEPGEVLLNVDACGVCGSDRQIVNGGPPPKGTTFPLIMGHEIAGTIAAVGDQVEGWQVHDSVLVHPFIPCGTCSACQNQQYNLCLRQTCIGYHRQGGFAEQMVVPAQQLIRGSHQLSALALALLPDAFATPYHAIRLTEMTADDTVLVIGTGGLGLATLQLASIFAPKRLGAVTRRSSGVETAQNYGAEMAVALNKQHRATARQIRRWSGSSGVDVIIDTVGTSASMTLALDVIKPGGTITLVGLSDESVPLPILKTVQRGIKVIGSFGSLPEDISMLRQLAEKKQFDPSSLVAGTLPLEHIHQAFTTDRQSGRWVIEPNR, encoded by the coding sequence ATGAAAGCTATTGAATTTACTCCGGAACAAGGTTTCCAACTAACCGACAAAACTTCTGTGACACCAGAACCTGGAGAAGTGCTTTTAAATGTTGACGCCTGTGGAGTGTGTGGCAGTGACCGACAAATTGTAAACGGGGGTCCGCCTCCAAAGGGAACGACCTTTCCATTAATTATGGGACATGAAATTGCCGGAACTATCGCAGCGGTTGGTGATCAAGTCGAAGGCTGGCAAGTGCACGATTCCGTACTCGTCCATCCCTTTATTCCCTGTGGAACTTGTTCAGCCTGTCAAAATCAGCAGTATAACCTTTGTTTGCGACAAACCTGTATCGGATACCATCGTCAAGGTGGATTTGCTGAACAGATGGTGGTTCCTGCTCAGCAATTAATTCGTGGAAGTCATCAATTATCGGCACTAGCATTAGCCCTATTGCCTGACGCCTTTGCGACACCTTATCACGCCATACGCCTAACAGAAATGACAGCGGATGATACAGTTCTTGTTATTGGTACCGGGGGACTAGGGTTAGCCACCCTTCAGCTGGCTAGTATCTTTGCTCCCAAAAGACTCGGAGCGGTCACCCGCCGATCATCGGGTGTCGAGACAGCCCAAAATTACGGAGCTGAGATGGCGGTCGCACTAAATAAGCAACACAGGGCAACCGCAAGGCAGATTCGGCGTTGGTCTGGCTCGAGTGGCGTTGATGTGATTATCGATACGGTGGGAACGTCCGCTTCCATGACCTTGGCATTGGATGTGATCAAACCCGGAGGTACTATTACACTCGTGGGGCTGTCTGACGAGTCAGTTCCCCTCCCGATCCTCAAAACCGTTCAGCGGGGTATTAAAGTCATCGGTAGTTTTGGATCCTTGCCTGAAGACATCTCAATGTTAAGACAATTGGCAGAAAAAAAGCAGTTTGACCCGTCTTCATTAGTTGCCGGAACGCTGCCTTTGGAGCACATTCATCAGGCTTTTACAACAGATAGACAATCAGGACGCTGGGTCATCGAACCTAATCGTTAA